One window of Ziziphus jujuba cultivar Dongzao chromosome 5, ASM3175591v1 genomic DNA carries:
- the LOC107421203 gene encoding probable sugar phosphate/phosphate translocator At5g25400, with protein MGKGGSLSESVVKKIVLSYTYVAIWIFLSFTVIVYNKYILDKKMYNWPFPISLTMIHMSFCASLAVLLVRVFKLVEPVSMSRDLYLSSVVPIGALYALSLWLSNSAYIYLSVSFIQMLKALMPVAVYSIGVLFKKESFKSDTMLNMLSISFGVAIAAYGEARFDTWGVILQLGAVAFEATRLVMIQILLTSKGISLNPITSLYYVAPCCLVFLFVPWIFVEYPVLKETSSFHFDYLIFGTNSFCAFALNLAVFLLVGKTSALTMNVAGVVKDWLLIAFSWSVIKDTVTPINLFGYGLAFLGVAYYNHSKLQALKAKEAQKKASQADEEGSRLLEEREGDGLGKRNDSQD; from the coding sequence atgggAAAGGGTGGGTCACTGAGCGAGAGCGTGGTGAAGAAGATCGTACTCTCATACACATACGTGGCCATATGGATCTTCCTCAGCTTCACGGTCATCGTCTACAACAAGTACATCCTCGACAAGAAGATGTACAACTGGCCATTCCCAATCTCCCTCACCATGATCCACATGTCCTTCTGTGCTTCCCTCGCCGTCCTCCTCGTTCGCGTCTTCAAGCTCGTCGAGCCCGTTTCTATGTCTCGGGATCTCTACCTCTCCTCCGTCGTACCCATCGGAGCTCTCTACGCCCTCTCCCTCTGGCTCTCCAATTCCGCCTACATCTACCTCTCCGTTTCTTTCATCCAAATGCTTAAGGCTCTCATGCCCGTTGCCGTCTATTCCATCGGCGTTCTCTTCAAGAAAGAGAGCTTCAAGTCCGACACCATGCTCAACATGCTCTCGATCTCCTTTGGTGTCGCCATTGCCGCTTATGGGGAAGCTAGATTCGACACCTGGGGTGTCATTCTCCAACTCGGTGCTGTTGCTTTCGAAGCCACCAGGCTCGTCATGATCCAAATCTTGCTCACATCCAAAGGGATCTCCCTCAATCCCATCACTTCCTTGTACTATGTGGCTCCTTGTTGCTTGGTCTTCCTCTTCGTTCCTTGGATCTTCGTTGAATATCCTGTTTTGAAAGAGACCTCGAGCTTCCATTTCGATTACCTCATTTTCGGTACCAATTCTTTCTGTGCTTTCGCTCTGAATCTCGCTGTGTTCTTGCTTGTTGGGAAGACCTCGGCTTTGACCATGAATGTGGCTGGTGTGGTTAAGGATTGGTTGCTCATAGCCTTCTCTTGGTCTGTTATCAAGGATACTGTGACACCCATCAATTTGTTCGGCTATGGTCTCGCATTCTTGGGTGTTGCTTACTATAACCACTCGAAATTGCAGGCTCTTAAGGCCAAGGAAGCTCAGAAGAAAGCTTCTCAGGCCGATGAGGAAGGTAGCAGATTGCTGGAGGAGAGAGAAGGTGATGGATTGGGGAAAAGAAATGATTCCCAAGATTGA